One part of the Oenanthe melanoleuca isolate GR-GAL-2019-014 chromosome 26, OMel1.0, whole genome shotgun sequence genome encodes these proteins:
- the LOC130263613 gene encoding glutathione S-transferase 2 isoform X1: MVVTLGYWDIRGLAHAIRLLLEYTETPYQERQYRPGPGEGGKWGVTPPNPSSPQCQYRPGPAPDYDPSDWTNEKEKLGLDFPNLPYLIDGPTKLTQSNAILRYIARKHNLCGETEEEKQRVDVLENQLMDLRMNFVRLCYSPDFEKLKPAYLEQLPKKLQELSRFLGSRPWFAGQKLTFVDFLAYDVVDQHRMFVPDCPELKGNLAQFLQRFEALDKISAYMRSGRYMRAPVFWRTAKWSNTKE; the protein is encoded by the exons ATGGTGGTCACTCTGGGCTACTGGGACATCCGTGGG CTGGCCCACGCTATCCGCCTGCTGCTGGAGTACACGGAGACCCCCTACCAGGAGCGCCAGTACCGCCCCGGCCCAGGTgagggggggaaatggggtgtgacccccccaaatccctccagcccccagtgccagtACCGCCCCGGCCCAG cccctgacTATGACCCGAGCGACTGGACCAACGAGAAGGAGAAACTGGGGCTCGACTTCCCCAAC CTCCCGTACCTCATCGACGGCCCCACCAAGCTGACCCAGAGCAACGCCATCCTGCGCTACATCGCCCGCAAGCACAACCTGT GCGGTGAGAcggaggaggagaagcagcgCGTGGACGTGCTGGAAAACCAGCTCATGGATTTGAGGATGAACTTTGTCCGGCTCTGCTACAGCCCTGACTTT GAGAAGCTGAAGCCGGCgtacctggagcagctgcccaagaagctgcaggagctgtcGCGGTTCCTGGGCTCCCGGCCCTGGTTTGCAGGGCAGAAG ctcaccTTCGTGGACTTCCTGGCGTACGACGTGGTGGACCAGCACCGCATGTTCGTGCCCGACTGTCCGGAGCTGAAGGGAAACCTGGCGCAGTTCCTGCAGCGCTTCGAG GCCCTGGACAAGATCTCTGCCTACATGCGCTCGGGGCGCTACATGAGAGCCCCCGTGTTCTGGCGCACGGCCAAGTGGAGCAACACCAAGGAGTGA
- the LOC130263613 gene encoding glutathione S-transferase 2 isoform X2 has protein sequence MVVTLGYWDIRGLAHAIRLLLEYTETPYQERQYRPGPAPDYDPSDWTNEKEKLGLDFPNLPYLIDGPTKLTQSNAILRYIARKHNLCGETEEEKQRVDVLENQLMDLRMNFVRLCYSPDFEKLKPAYLEQLPKKLQELSRFLGSRPWFAGQKLTFVDFLAYDVVDQHRMFVPDCPELKGNLAQFLQRFEALDKISAYMRSGRYMRAPVFWRTAKWSNTKE, from the exons ATGGTGGTCACTCTGGGCTACTGGGACATCCGTGGG CTGGCCCACGCTATCCGCCTGCTGCTGGAGTACACGGAGACCCCCTACCAGGAGCGCCAGTACCGCCCCGGCCCAG cccctgacTATGACCCGAGCGACTGGACCAACGAGAAGGAGAAACTGGGGCTCGACTTCCCCAAC CTCCCGTACCTCATCGACGGCCCCACCAAGCTGACCCAGAGCAACGCCATCCTGCGCTACATCGCCCGCAAGCACAACCTGT GCGGTGAGAcggaggaggagaagcagcgCGTGGACGTGCTGGAAAACCAGCTCATGGATTTGAGGATGAACTTTGTCCGGCTCTGCTACAGCCCTGACTTT GAGAAGCTGAAGCCGGCgtacctggagcagctgcccaagaagctgcaggagctgtcGCGGTTCCTGGGCTCCCGGCCCTGGTTTGCAGGGCAGAAG ctcaccTTCGTGGACTTCCTGGCGTACGACGTGGTGGACCAGCACCGCATGTTCGTGCCCGACTGTCCGGAGCTGAAGGGAAACCTGGCGCAGTTCCTGCAGCGCTTCGAG GCCCTGGACAAGATCTCTGCCTACATGCGCTCGGGGCGCTACATGAGAGCCCCCGTGTTCTGGCGCACGGCCAAGTGGAGCAACACCAAGGAGTGA